From Microcaecilia unicolor chromosome 11, aMicUni1.1, whole genome shotgun sequence, the proteins below share one genomic window:
- the DERL3 gene encoding derlin-3: MAYRGLAQEYMQIPAVTRTYTTACVITTAAVQLELITPFQLYFNPDLIFRKFQLWRLVTNFLFFGPLGFSFFFNMIFLYRYCRMLEEGSFRGRTADFVFMFLFGGLLITLFGLFASLFFLGQAFTIMLVYIWSRRNPYIRMNFFGLLNFQAPFLPWVLMGFSLLLGNSILIDLLGIVVGHLYYFLEDVFPNQPGGKKLLLTPGWLRLIFEVPEEDPNYNPLPEDGNERNEEQQ, translated from the exons ATGGCGTATCGGGGCTTGGCCCAGGAGTACATGCAAATCCCGGCCGTGACCAGGACTTATACTACAGCCTGCGTAATCACCACTGCCGCTGTG CAGTTGGAGTTAATTACCCCTTTCCAGTTGTACTTCAACCCAGATTTGATTTTCAGGAAGTTTCAG CTCTGGAGACTGGTCACCAACTTCCTTTTTTTTGGGCCTCTAGGATTCAGCTTCTTTTTTAATATGATCTTTCT GTATCGATACTGCCGCATGTTGGAGGAAGGATCATTTCGGGGAAGGACAGCAGATTTTGTCTTTATGTTTTTATTCGGGGGACTTCTTATAACA CTGTTTGGTCTCTTTGCCAGCCTCTTCTTCTTGGGCCAGGCTTTCACCATCATGCTGGTTTACATCTGGAGCCGCAGGAACCCCTACATTCGCATGAACTTCTTTGGGCTACTAAACTTTCAGGCTCCTTTTCTGCCCTGGGTCCTGATGGGcttctctctgctcctgggcaACTCCATCCTCATTGACCTGCTGG GGATTGTTGTGGGCCATCTGTATTACTTTCTGGAAGATGTATTTCCCAACCAGCCTGGGGGAAAGAAGTTACTTTTAACTCCAGGGTGGCT GAGGCTTATATTTGAGGTGCCAGAGGAGGATCCCAACTACAACCCTTTGCCGGAGGATGGGAATGAAAGGAATGAGGAGCAGCAGTAG